The Dehalogenimonas lykanthroporepellens BL-DC-9 genome includes a window with the following:
- a CDS encoding Protein of unknown function DUF2078, membrane (PFAM: Protein of unknown function DUF2078, membrane~KEGG: det:DET0952 hypothetical protein) → MWYGWNEGMGWMMVFGGLFSLAFLVGLVLLVIWGVNQITRRPSSPTDNSADGALDIARQRYARGELSLEQFEEIKHNLTKSK, encoded by the coding sequence ATGTGGTACGGCTGGAACGAAGGAATGGGATGGATGATGGTCTTCGGCGGACTGTTCAGTCTGGCCTTTCTGGTCGGGCTGGTGCTGTTGGTCATCTGGGGCGTCAATCAGATCACTCGCCGGCCTTCTTCACCGACTGACAACTCGGCCGATGGCGCTCTGGACATTGCCCGCCAGCGGTACGCTCGTGGTGAGCTTTCACTAGAGCAGTTCGAGGAGATCAAACACAACCTGACTAAAAGCAAATAA
- a CDS encoding indolepyruvate ferredoxin oxidoreductase, alpha subunit (KEGG: deg:DehalGT_0792 indolepyruvate ferredoxin oxidoreductase, alpha subunit), with translation MDRQLLSGNEAIALGAAHAGMAAAATYPGTPSTEILEAVARFPGIYIEWTSKEAVEVSTGFWSTRVRGWLVIIAADNPGIPSSQNEQCPRNYA, from the coding sequence TTGGATCGACAACTGCTGTCCGGTAACGAAGCTATTGCCCTGGGCGCGGCGCACGCCGGCATGGCCGCCGCCGCGACGTATCCAGGCACACCGTCCACCGAAATACTGGAAGCCGTGGCCCGGTTTCCGGGTATTTATATAGAGTGGACCTCCAAAGAAGCGGTCGAGGTATCCACCGGCTTCTGGTCTACCCGCGTCCGTGGCTGGCTGGTCATTATCGCCGCGGACAATCCAGGCATCCCTTCATCTCAAAACGAACAGTGTCCCCGCAATTATGCCTGA
- a CDS encoding conserved hypothetical protein (KEGG: det:DET1028 hypothetical protein): MIHDAAQFEFKAPESISRARRVLIKPCAHHPAGYPVSTSRELMAKIIKGIRWISDADIIILEGTPTGAPIQQVYQSLTYDFPRVLMLDVKDSNWVEVDNPLTKPFIIPTFWVPNIILASDYLISVSPLKVVKGQGHMTIANLMSLLPVVKYGGLRDGWNNLYAMGLDKVLADLYFTLPFDMGITEARQKFVSDGDPVHGTAEDVGKIFIGKPFDVDLEVTESLGIKADYIENIKLGREEVEF, translated from the coding sequence TTGATACACGATGCCGCTCAGTTCGAGTTCAAAGCGCCGGAGTCCATCTCCCGCGCCCGCCGGGTTCTTATCAAACCCTGCGCTCACCATCCTGCCGGTTATCCGGTGTCCACCAGCCGTGAGCTGATGGCTAAAATAATCAAGGGTATTCGCTGGATCAGCGATGCTGATATCATCATTCTGGAGGGTACGCCCACCGGTGCGCCTATTCAACAGGTCTATCAGAGCCTGACTTATGATTTTCCGCGGGTGTTGATGCTTGACGTCAAGGACTCAAACTGGGTGGAAGTGGATAATCCGCTGACCAAACCGTTTATAATTCCCACCTTCTGGGTGCCCAACATCATACTGGCCTCCGATTATCTTATCAGCGTGTCACCGCTCAAAGTAGTCAAGGGACAGGGTCACATGACAATTGCCAACCTGATGTCACTCTTGCCGGTAGTGAAATACGGCGGGTTACGCGACGGCTGGAATAATCTGTACGCCATGGGGCTGGATAAGGTACTGGCCGATCTTTACTTCACGCTTCCGTTCGATATGGGCATAACCGAAGCGCGGCAGAAGTTCGTTTCCGACGGTGACCCGGTACATGGCACGGCTGAAGACGTCGGCAAGATATTCATCGGCAAGCCTTTTGACGTTGATCTGGAAGTGACCGAAAGTCTGGGTATCAAGGCCGATTACATCGAAAATATCAAGCTCGGTCGAGAAGAAGTCGAATTCTAG
- a CDS encoding conserved hypothetical protein (KEGG: det:DET1026 hypothetical protein) has protein sequence MGQRDKGGRETKKARKDAKKPSVTSEFIAPPPPVEVIKKGKKIKE, from the coding sequence ATGGGACAGAGAGACAAGGGTGGTCGGGAAACCAAGAAAGCCAGGAAAGACGCCAAAAAGCCGTCGGTAACGAGCGAATTCATCGCGCCGCCTCCTCCGGTCGAGGTTATCAAAAAAGGTAAGAAAATCAAGGAATAG
- a CDS encoding molybdenum cofactor guanylyltransferase (KEGG: deb:DehaBAV1_0269 molybdenum cofactor guanylyltransferase) produces the protein MDLSCIVLAGGRGLRLGRNKALEKINQQTLIQRSVSSLLFLQSEIIVVTGPHNTDLGLEDFDNVRMVIDAFPGRGPLVGIYTGLLNSRSDKNLVVACDMPFLNPALLRYLAEQATGYDVAVPRTGREVEPLHAVYGRKCLIQAKYLLDEGIYSVNELFRRVRTRYVDTAEIEKYDPERRSFFNINDENDLDLARRTAAGTPVVPITSGKSNE, from the coding sequence TTGGATTTAAGCTGTATTGTGTTGGCCGGGGGCCGGGGGTTGCGGCTCGGCCGTAACAAAGCGCTTGAGAAGATAAACCAGCAGACCTTGATACAACGTTCTGTCTCAAGCCTTCTTTTTTTGCAAAGCGAAATCATCGTAGTTACCGGGCCGCATAACACTGACCTGGGTCTTGAAGATTTCGACAACGTGCGCATGGTCATCGACGCTTTTCCAGGTCGCGGTCCGCTGGTCGGTATTTATACCGGGTTATTGAATTCCAGGTCGGACAAGAACCTGGTGGTGGCTTGCGATATGCCGTTTCTGAATCCGGCTCTGTTGCGTTACCTGGCTGAACAGGCCACCGGATATGATGTGGCGGTACCCAGGACGGGGCGGGAGGTAGAGCCTCTGCACGCCGTCTACGGCCGCAAATGCCTGATTCAGGCCAAGTATCTGCTGGACGAAGGTATTTACAGCGTTAACGAACTGTTCCGCCGGGTGCGGACGCGCTATGTAGATACCGCAGAAATAGAAAAATACGACCCGGAGCGGCGTTCGTTTTTCAATATTAACGATGAAAACGACCTCGACCTGGCCCGGCGGACAGCCGCCGGAACGCCGGTGGTACCGATTACCTCCGGGAAATCGAATGAATGA
- a CDS encoding acylphosphatase (PFAM: acylphosphatase~KEGG: sul:SYO3AOP1_1449 acylphosphatase), translating into MNTAVKAIVQGRVQGVGFRLFAAREASRLGVTGYAANLPDGSVEIIAEGTEEAVAAFLTAMKQGPPMARVDRLRTTTVPPTGGHDDFKTI; encoded by the coding sequence ATGAATACCGCCGTTAAGGCCATTGTCCAAGGGCGGGTTCAGGGCGTCGGTTTCCGGTTGTTCGCCGCGCGGGAAGCCTCCCGCCTGGGGGTCACCGGATACGCCGCCAATTTACCTGACGGTTCGGTGGAGATAATAGCCGAGGGCACCGAAGAAGCCGTTGCCGCGTTCCTGACGGCAATGAAACAAGGCCCACCGATGGCCAGGGTCGACCGGTTGCGCACAACCACCGTCCCGCCGACCGGCGGACATGACGATTTCAAGACTATTTGA